The sequence below is a genomic window from Haematobia irritans isolate KBUSLIRL chromosome 3, ASM5000362v1, whole genome shotgun sequence.
ATCGATCGATAAtgtaatcgatcttttttgatttaatatataccacgtatggacttacttacaatttagaagacggtgttagaaggttttaagatgcattgccatcggcaagcgttagcgcaactcaagtaattcgattgtggatggcagtgtttagaagaagtttctacgcaatccgtggtggagggtacataagcttcggcctggccgaacttacggccgtatatacttgttttttttttttggaatttctcaaaaaccgtataagatataaattcactATTTTTCGGTCTTGaaatcatgtttattgtagatttttttttagtatgtacgacttcaaaatagtgataatagaacatggctaaaaatggcctagaccactttagaccgaacaaagcttttggcccattttggattggaaatttttgaaactttAGGCGCAGtctggttggctgataagtccccggtctgacacatagatggcgtcgctagtattaaatgcatattatttttatatattaccaaccttcaaatgattcgtgtcaaaatttgacgtctgtaagtcaattagtttttgagatagagcgtctgttgtgaagcaacttttgttattgtgaaaaaaaatggaaaaaaaggaatttcgagttttgataaaatactgttttctgaagggaaaaatacggtggaagcaaaaacttggctcgataatgagtttccggactctgccccagggaaatctatttacaataattgattggtatgcaaaattcaagcgtggtgaaatgagcacagaggacggtgaacgcaatggacccccgaaagaggtggttaccgatgataacataaaaaaaatccacaaaataattttgaatgaccgtaaaatgaagttgatcgagatagcagaggccttaaagatatcaaaggaacgtgttggtcatatcattcaccaatattttgatatgcgtaagctctgtgcaaaatgggtgccgcgcgagctcacatttgaccaaaaacaacaacgtgttgatgattctgagcggtgtttgcagctgttatctcgtaatacacccgagtttttccgtcgatatgtgacaatgtatgaaaaatggctccatcactacaatcctgagtccaatcgacagtcggctgagtggacagcgaccggtgagccgtctccgaagcgtggaaagactcaaaagtccgctggcaaagtatgtTACATATATATCGGACCAAATTCGCAACAGAAAATTTAAGGGTTACCTACGAACCGCAATgagaaataaaagattataaCCACCTTCGATATAaatgtcatttatttttatatttatcagAGCTTAAACTAAACAttataacttatttttatttcaaattgaattaaatgtattgcaaatatataatatttgcatggaacaaattggaattatttccttacgtttttgggggtggtcttttCTTTCTTTTCGCAAATTCTTCTGGGTGGTAACGTCTTACATGTTGATAAACACCTGTCCTATATGTAAATACTTTATAACATATGGGACAGGTTTGAGTATAAGGAAACGGAGATTGATCCTTGGGATGACTATAATTGGCATGACCATCTAAGGTCGATTGTGATGTAAAACATTTTCCACAGACCTTACACTGAAATGTTGTTGGGTTAAGGTGAAATGAGGCATGCTCTTGAAGACGAAATCGATATCTAATTTTCCGTCCGCAGCATTCTATATAAAACATATCATTGGGATGGTCCTTCTGGAAGTGTTCTTTAACAGCGATAAAATTGGGAAATTCTTCTGAGCATACATAACAACCCAACAATGGTTTCCATTTTGCTATTACCGCATCCAATTCTGtacattttttcttatttcttcTTTGGCTAGAATATGGTATAAGCCCTCCTAACGAATATGGTGACTTTCTCTGATCACTTGAATCCCATTCGTCGTCTTGATCAATTTCATTTACCACGATGCAATCACCGTCTTCCATTTCGaattcatcatcatcgtcgtcatcaaGATCAATTGATTCATTTTCTTGTGACCCTAAAGTCTGATCATTTTCATAATCATTTCttgtatattctatagaatattctccAACAGAATCTGTGGCGTGGATTTGGCCAGATCTAAATGATCTaggttcatcatcatcatcgggtATTGTAATTATATCGGGTGGATCTTCATTTGCTATGAATTCCTCCTCCACAACATCTTCTTGGGCGTTTTCATTAAGAAGATTATCCAGCATTAGAAGTATGGAGttctgaaaattattaaaactcgATATATGACGCCAACATTCCATACATAATACCTCAATCGCATTCTCATTCCCGACATTAATTTTCAGATACTAAAATTGGCAATAAGCGAAGGTATTTTAGAATTTGTTCGTGTATATAACAGTGAGATTGAACGTTACCTTAggatcaaaatattttgtagtgATATTGTATATCTCATTCGTACAGCCTTGGGCATCATAAAGGCGTATGCTATCGTTGCAAGTATTTCTACATAACATGCATGAATTTGTGCCTGAC
It includes:
- the LOC142231711 gene encoding uncharacterized protein LOC142231711; amino-acid sequence: MSGTNSCMLCRNTCNDSIRLYDAQGCTNEIYNITTKYFDPKYLKINVGNENAIEVLCMECWRHISSFNNFQNSILLMLDNLLNENAQEDVVEEEFIANEDPPDIITIPDDDDEPRSFRSGQIHATDSVGEYSIEYTRNDYENDQTLGSQENESIDLDDDDDDEFEMEDGDCIVVNEIDQDDEWDSSDQRKSPYSLGGLIPYSSQRRNKKKCTELDAVIAKWKPLLGCYVCSEEFPNFIAVKEHFQKDHPNDMFYIECCGRKIRYRFRLQEHASFHLNPTTFQCKVCGKCFTSQSTLDGHANYSHPKDQSPFPYTQTCPICYKVFTYRTGVYQHVRRYHPEEFAKRKKRPPPKT